A window of the Microbacterium sp. LWH13-1.2 genome harbors these coding sequences:
- a CDS encoding GIY-YIG nuclease family protein, which produces MLSLDWILRSADIRSDETMVIRHAYVREHEDSGLQGIHADSTDDEILYYTSRQSATQRVFPVTPPQYWIVFIREDGGRARFWAVVENHGEAWNDGRQRAFTLTVSKQMDDLRNRLVIGWKSPRAWWINGVTAAPYPVLEIADSQPIPFPGFDALVLDHPQLQAVMRDHRYASWRTALASVKGIYLITDTRDGRHYVGKADGSESIRQRWAVYATNGHGGNVELRNLEPSTFRYSILRVFDPATPERDVNEAEDHYKRALDSRRWGLNRN; this is translated from the coding sequence ATGCTCTCGCTGGACTGGATTCTCCGAAGCGCCGACATCCGATCCGACGAGACCATGGTGATTCGCCATGCCTATGTGCGCGAGCATGAGGACAGCGGACTCCAGGGCATCCATGCCGACTCGACCGACGACGAGATCCTCTATTACACGAGCCGGCAGAGTGCGACGCAACGAGTATTCCCCGTCACGCCCCCGCAGTATTGGATCGTCTTCATCCGCGAAGACGGAGGGCGTGCTCGCTTCTGGGCGGTTGTCGAGAACCACGGCGAGGCCTGGAACGACGGCAGGCAGCGCGCGTTCACCCTGACGGTGTCGAAGCAGATGGACGACCTGCGGAACAGGCTCGTCATCGGCTGGAAGTCTCCTCGCGCCTGGTGGATCAACGGGGTGACGGCTGCGCCGTACCCTGTTCTGGAGATCGCAGACTCCCAACCGATTCCGTTCCCGGGGTTCGATGCCCTGGTTCTCGATCACCCGCAGCTTCAGGCGGTCATGCGTGACCACCGGTACGCGTCGTGGCGCACCGCGCTGGCTTCGGTGAAGGGGATCTACCTGATCACCGATACGCGCGACGGTCGCCACTACGTCGGGAAGGCCGATGGGTCGGAGAGCATCCGTCAGCGCTGGGCGGTCTACGCCACGAACGGGCACGGCGGGAACGTCGAGCTGCGCAACCTCGAACCCTCGACCTTCCGCTACTCGATCCTTCGAGTCTTCGATCCGGCGACGCCCGAGCGCGATGTCAACGAGGCTGAGGATCACTACAAGCGAGCGCTCGACTCACGTCGCTGGGGACTGAATCGCAACTGA
- a CDS encoding protein kinase: MHDPDAPEERAMALEVMSPTAALLDGRYVLHERVGKGGMATVYRADDSHLGRTVAIKMIHEGEGPVASIERAHTEKALLASLSHPSLVTLHDAQLVPGRPQYLVMEFVDGPTLAERMAAGPLPPRDVARIARDLAEGLTAVHGAGIVHRDIKPSNVLLARGRASRPLAAKLADFGIACSIEDTRLTTPGIVLGTLTYMAPEQLRDLDPGFPVDIFALGLVLLEALTGEPGYPSLASGRAAAIARLAEPPRISETVPTEWRDLLTRMTRLEPEERPTATEVARAARGLLRGYAANSDGVAVAAAAAAIVAGAGGPPAEEATAAMPESDAAAAAIAAATPSRRANQAFIPANPASTGPTSASTDATAVLPAADVAGARPSTGARTRTRNRVIAGAAGLAATGALVVGLAAFTTPASDIGRTASATVVRTASTPAETVPANAPVEPVTEAETPGNSGNSGNSGNSGNSGNSGKGDKPDKADKSNGDSGKN, from the coding sequence ATGCATGACCCGGATGCACCCGAGGAGCGAGCCATGGCGCTGGAAGTGATGTCGCCGACGGCGGCCCTGCTCGATGGACGATATGTACTGCACGAACGCGTCGGCAAGGGCGGCATGGCGACCGTCTACCGCGCCGACGATTCCCATCTCGGACGCACCGTCGCGATCAAGATGATCCACGAGGGTGAAGGCCCCGTGGCGTCGATCGAGCGCGCGCACACCGAGAAGGCGCTGCTCGCGTCGCTGAGCCACCCATCGCTGGTGACGCTGCACGATGCTCAGCTCGTGCCCGGTCGGCCGCAATACCTGGTGATGGAGTTCGTCGACGGGCCGACCCTGGCCGAGCGCATGGCAGCCGGCCCTCTCCCGCCCCGCGACGTGGCCCGCATCGCCCGCGACCTCGCCGAGGGTTTGACCGCCGTGCACGGCGCCGGGATCGTGCACCGCGACATCAAACCGTCGAACGTGCTCCTCGCACGCGGGCGCGCCAGCCGCCCGTTGGCCGCGAAGCTCGCCGACTTCGGCATCGCCTGCTCGATCGAGGACACGAGGCTCACGACACCGGGAATCGTGCTCGGCACACTCACTTACATGGCGCCCGAGCAGCTGCGCGATCTCGACCCCGGCTTTCCGGTCGACATCTTCGCGCTCGGCCTCGTGCTGCTGGAGGCCCTCACCGGCGAGCCCGGGTATCCGTCGCTCGCATCAGGCCGCGCCGCCGCGATCGCACGCCTGGCGGAGCCGCCGAGGATCTCTGAGACCGTGCCGACGGAGTGGCGCGACCTGCTGACCCGCATGACGCGGCTCGAGCCCGAAGAGCGCCCGACCGCGACCGAGGTGGCCCGGGCCGCCCGCGGCCTGCTGCGCGGGTACGCCGCGAACAGCGACGGAGTGGCCGTCGCTGCCGCGGCTGCCGCCATCGTCGCCGGCGCCGGAGGTCCACCCGCAGAAGAGGCGACGGCCGCGATGCCGGAGTCGGATGCTGCGGCAGCGGCCATCGCAGCTGCGACTCCGTCGAGGCGGGCGAACCAGGCATTCATCCCCGCGAACCCTGCATCCACCGGTCCGACCTCGGCATCCACCGATGCGACGGCCGTGCTCCCGGCAGCCGACGTCGCCGGGGCGCGACCGAGCACCGGCGCCCGCACCCGCACCCGTAACCGGGTGATCGCAGGGGCTGCCGGTCTGGCCGCGACCGGCGCGCTCGTCGTCGGACTCGCGGCGTTCACCACTCCGGCATCCGACATCGGTCGCACCGCGTCGGCCACTGTCGTGCGCACGGCCTCCACGCCCGCCGAGACCGTGCCGGCGAACGCGCCCGTCGAGCCCGTCACCGAGGCCGAGACGCCGGGCAACTCCGGCAACTCGGGCAACTCCGGCAACTCGGGCAACTCGGGCAACTCGGGCAAGGGCGACAAACCCGACAAGGCGGACAAGTCGAACGGCGACTCCGGCAAGAACTGA
- a CDS encoding G5 domain-containing protein codes for MSQPPAAWHPDPENPNQLRWWDGVRWTGATAPSPAAAVTTQLTTVAAPTASAPARRRTGWRTTGIIVSALVVGGMLARLSPIAIVLAVTAVVAVGLIVLLARPLPALGLRSRPSGLVALGLAALLVTGGGIASASTGGAEAPTASSPKPFAAVPTTTPKPSPTPTPTPTTFDTVSEEVVVPFVQTTADDPLSLQGTSAVTTVGVNGVTVITYRVTLVDGVEVSREVVSEVVKTAPVNEVTSIGSKAPAPVAAPVPLVQQGGGGCDPNYAGACVPIDTDVDCAGGSGNGPSYTQGPVTIIGSDIYDLDRDGDGIACD; via the coding sequence ATGTCTCAGCCGCCTGCCGCCTGGCATCCCGATCCTGAGAATCCGAATCAGCTGCGCTGGTGGGACGGCGTGCGATGGACGGGCGCCACAGCGCCCTCGCCGGCCGCGGCCGTGACGACGCAGCTCACGACGGTCGCGGCCCCCACAGCATCCGCACCGGCCAGACGACGCACCGGATGGCGCACGACCGGAATCATCGTCAGCGCACTCGTTGTCGGCGGGATGCTGGCGCGGCTGTCTCCGATCGCGATCGTCCTCGCAGTGACCGCGGTGGTCGCAGTGGGGCTGATCGTCTTGCTGGCACGCCCGCTGCCTGCCCTCGGACTCCGATCGCGCCCGTCCGGCCTGGTGGCCCTCGGCCTGGCAGCGCTGCTCGTCACCGGCGGCGGCATCGCGAGCGCGAGCACGGGTGGCGCCGAGGCTCCGACCGCCTCCAGCCCGAAGCCCTTCGCTGCCGTGCCGACAACGACTCCGAAGCCGAGTCCGACTCCCACACCGACCCCGACGACCTTCGACACCGTGTCTGAAGAGGTCGTCGTCCCATTCGTGCAGACGACGGCCGACGACCCGCTGAGCCTTCAAGGCACGAGCGCCGTGACCACGGTCGGGGTGAACGGCGTCACGGTGATCACCTACCGTGTGACACTCGTCGACGGCGTCGAGGTGTCCCGTGAGGTCGTCAGCGAGGTCGTGAAGACCGCCCCGGTGAACGAGGTGACCTCGATCGGCAGCAAGGCTCCCGCTCCGGTGGCAGCACCCGTCCCGCTGGTGCAGCAGGGCGGCGGCGGATGCGACCCGAACTACGCGGGAGCCTGCGTTCCGATCGACACCGACGTGGACTGCGCGGGCGGCAGTGGCAACGGGCCTTCCTACACCCAGGGTCCTGTCACGATCATCGGCAGCGACATCTACGACCTCGACCGCGACGGAGACGGCATCGCTTGCGACTGA
- a CDS encoding GNAT family N-acetyltransferase has translation MPDPDAVVARAERDETPVRIASSADAESIAELLHAFNTEFDTETPGVAVLAKRLRTLLTESSTFAVLGGDPAVGVALVTLRPNVWSDGPVALLDEMYVAPEQRGGGVGSAILRRMVEICRELGVAAIEINVDESDAGAMRFYERHGFSGTDPDSGERAVYFYRALGGGG, from the coding sequence GTGCCTGACCCAGACGCGGTCGTTGCGCGAGCGGAGCGAGACGAAACGCCCGTCCGCATAGCGAGCTCCGCGGATGCCGAGAGCATCGCCGAGCTCCTTCACGCCTTCAACACCGAGTTCGACACCGAGACGCCCGGTGTCGCGGTGCTCGCGAAACGCCTGCGCACCCTGCTCACCGAATCCTCGACGTTCGCCGTTCTCGGCGGAGATCCGGCGGTCGGGGTGGCTCTGGTGACGCTCCGCCCGAACGTGTGGTCGGACGGTCCGGTCGCGCTGCTCGACGAGATGTACGTCGCGCCCGAGCAACGCGGCGGTGGCGTGGGCAGCGCGATCCTGCGGCGGATGGTCGAGATCTGCCGCGAGCTCGGAGTCGCAGCGATCGAGATCAACGTCGACGAATCGGATGCCGGGGCGATGCGCTTCTACGAACGGCACGGCTTCAGCGGCACCGACCCGGACTCGGGCGAGCGAGCGGTCTACTTCTACCGGGCGTTGGGAGGCGGCGGGTAG
- the gnd gene encoding phosphogluconate dehydrogenase (NAD(+)-dependent, decarboxylating) codes for MQLAMIGLGRMGANIVRRLMRAGHECVVYDVNADAVQALVAEGATGADSMANLASKLEAPRAVWMMVPASLTGSVADQVAEVLDAGDILIDGGNSNYRDDVRRAKAFRERGIHYVDVGTSGGVFGLDRGYCLMVGGPDEAVQRIEPVLKTIAPGVGEIERTPGRTGDLTPEEQGYLHCGPSGAGHFVKMVHNGIEYGIMASIAEGLNLLHNADAGVREAEHSAEIAPLEEPEFYQFPIDTSKVAELWRRGSVISSWLLDLTAAALAENPKLDGLAGRVSDSGEGRWTVKAAVDVGVPVPVLAASLFERFASRDEDRFANQVLSAMRLQFGGHQELPAGDVLEAGSRKAESDSA; via the coding sequence ATGCAGCTGGCGATGATCGGACTCGGTCGGATGGGTGCCAACATCGTGCGCCGCCTCATGCGGGCGGGGCACGAGTGCGTGGTCTACGACGTGAACGCCGATGCGGTGCAGGCGCTGGTCGCCGAAGGGGCCACAGGTGCCGACAGCATGGCTAACCTCGCGTCGAAGCTCGAGGCGCCGAGGGCCGTGTGGATGATGGTGCCCGCCTCGCTCACCGGATCCGTCGCCGACCAGGTCGCGGAGGTGCTCGACGCGGGCGACATCCTGATCGACGGCGGCAACTCGAACTACCGCGACGACGTCCGGCGAGCGAAGGCCTTCCGCGAGCGCGGCATCCACTACGTCGACGTGGGCACGAGCGGTGGCGTCTTCGGGCTCGACCGCGGGTACTGCCTGATGGTCGGCGGGCCGGATGAGGCCGTGCAGCGCATCGAGCCGGTGCTGAAGACGATCGCTCCGGGTGTGGGCGAGATCGAGCGCACGCCCGGTCGCACGGGAGACCTCACGCCGGAGGAGCAGGGGTATCTGCACTGCGGTCCGTCGGGTGCGGGGCACTTCGTGAAGATGGTGCACAACGGCATCGAGTACGGCATCATGGCGTCGATCGCCGAGGGCCTCAACCTGCTGCACAACGCGGATGCCGGAGTGCGCGAAGCCGAGCATTCCGCCGAGATCGCCCCGCTGGAGGAGCCGGAGTTCTACCAGTTCCCGATCGACACCTCGAAGGTCGCTGAGCTGTGGCGCCGCGGGTCGGTCATCTCGTCGTGGCTGCTCGATCTGACCGCTGCCGCGCTCGCCGAGAATCCCAAGCTCGACGGTCTCGCCGGCCGCGTGTCCGACTCGGGCGAGGGTCGCTGGACGGTCAAGGCCGCGGTCGACGTGGGGGTGCCCGTGCCGGTGCTCGCGGCATCCTTATTCGAGCGCTTCGCCTCGAGGGACGAAGACCGCTTCGCGAACCAGGTGCTGTCGGCGATGCGTCTGCAGTTCGGCGGGCACCAGGAGCTGCCCGCCGGAGACGTGCTCGAGGCGGGATCGCGCAAGGCGGAGTCCGACAGTGCCTGA
- a CDS encoding 3-keto-5-aminohexanoate cleavage protein, with the protein MGAVPGESERGMLLQACLNGARDVTEHPGLSADPTLAAADAARAVAAGAQEIHVHPKDAEGNDTLDADHVATWLRALRSACPDVPIGVTTGAWIEPDVEKRVAAIAAWTELPDYASVNWHETGADRVAALLSSRGVGVEAGIWDATGLEAWSTSPSRAECTRVLIELPDEAAEVVRRHAEGLIAHVRLDDPSMPILLHGEERSAWPALTLAAELRLDTRIGLEDTLTLPDGRSAPDNASLVRAASVFTSAY; encoded by the coding sequence ATGGGCGCGGTGCCCGGAGAGTCGGAACGAGGGATGCTGCTGCAGGCGTGTCTCAACGGAGCGCGCGACGTCACCGAGCATCCCGGATTGAGCGCCGACCCGACACTGGCGGCCGCGGATGCGGCGAGGGCGGTGGCGGCCGGCGCACAGGAGATCCATGTGCACCCGAAGGATGCCGAGGGCAACGACACCCTGGATGCCGATCACGTCGCGACCTGGCTTCGGGCGTTGCGATCGGCCTGCCCCGATGTGCCGATCGGCGTCACCACCGGAGCGTGGATCGAGCCCGACGTCGAGAAGCGGGTGGCTGCCATCGCCGCGTGGACCGAGCTCCCCGACTACGCATCCGTGAACTGGCACGAGACGGGCGCCGATCGTGTCGCTGCACTGCTGTCGAGCCGAGGCGTCGGCGTCGAGGCGGGCATCTGGGACGCGACCGGTCTCGAGGCGTGGAGCACATCGCCGTCACGCGCGGAGTGCACGCGGGTGCTGATCGAGCTGCCCGACGAGGCCGCCGAGGTGGTGCGCCGTCACGCCGAGGGACTGATCGCGCACGTGCGGCTCGACGACCCGAGCATGCCGATCCTGCTGCACGGCGAGGAGCGTTCGGCCTGGCCGGCGCTCACGCTGGCGGCCGAGCTTCGTCTCGACACCCGTATCGGGCTCGAAGACACGCTCACGCTGCCCGACGGGCGAAGCGCTCCCGACAACGCGTCGCTGGTGCGTGCGGCATCCGTGTTCACGTCCGCCTACTGA
- a CDS encoding GNAT family N-acetyltransferase, protein MNGVFVVTLGGREATGLDSEVLEIWSDVFGAVEDADDWRTSIWERHRSRAGFRLVTAREGDRLVGFAWGYTGERGQYWSDLISRELGPRVDEWIGGHFEFVELAVIPHARGRGIGRALHDALLADLPHERALLSTSARADDPAVRLYSSCGWGSLGTYGEDRQVMGRALRSRGENDGFC, encoded by the coding sequence GTGAACGGGGTCTTCGTCGTCACACTCGGAGGTCGTGAAGCGACTGGACTCGACTCCGAGGTTCTCGAAATCTGGTCCGATGTGTTCGGAGCGGTAGAGGATGCAGACGACTGGCGAACATCGATCTGGGAGCGCCATCGATCGCGGGCGGGCTTCCGCCTGGTTACCGCGCGCGAGGGCGATCGGTTGGTCGGGTTCGCGTGGGGGTACACGGGTGAGCGAGGGCAGTACTGGTCGGACCTCATTTCACGCGAGCTCGGCCCGCGCGTCGATGAGTGGATCGGCGGCCATTTCGAGTTCGTCGAGCTCGCGGTGATACCGCACGCTCGTGGTCGCGGTATCGGTCGAGCATTGCACGATGCGCTCCTCGCCGATCTGCCGCATGAGCGTGCGCTCTTGTCGACGTCTGCCCGGGCAGACGATCCGGCCGTTCGTCTTTACTCGTCGTGCGGGTGGGGGTCGCTCGGAACGTATGGCGAAGATCGGCAGGTCATGGGCCGCGCCCTTCGATCGCGAGGCGAAAACGACGGCTTCTGTTGA
- a CDS encoding VOC family protein, translating into MTIATTTHLNFRGTAQQALEFYASVFGGEVTLATYGDFGMPAGVPGADRIVFGQVESADGFRLMAYDIPGASEDLQATAGSTTRENGTTVTDRTFFQSLRADSLDELTRYWDALADGASIVEPLAASAWSPGFGMLTDRFGVTWVLDVRAGFAG; encoded by the coding sequence ATGACCATCGCAACCACCACCCACCTCAACTTCCGCGGCACGGCTCAGCAGGCGCTCGAGTTCTATGCGAGCGTCTTCGGCGGCGAGGTGACCCTCGCGACCTACGGCGATTTCGGGATGCCGGCCGGGGTCCCTGGTGCCGACAGGATCGTGTTCGGGCAGGTCGAGAGCGCCGACGGATTCCGGCTCATGGCGTACGACATTCCGGGCGCGTCCGAGGATCTGCAGGCGACCGCGGGCTCGACGACGCGCGAGAACGGCACCACCGTCACCGACCGCACGTTCTTCCAGTCGCTGCGCGCCGACTCGCTCGACGAGCTCACCCGGTACTGGGATGCCCTCGCCGACGGCGCTTCGATCGTCGAGCCGCTGGCGGCATCGGCGTGGTCGCCCGGATTCGGCATGCTGACCGACCGTTTCGGCGTGACCTGGGTGCTCGACGTGCGGGCGGGGTTCGCGGGCTGA
- a CDS encoding dihydrofolate reductase family protein, protein MRPLRYAINVTLDGCVHHEAGVAPDEELMGFWTAERADAVIYGRTTYEMMEGAWRRPESGVWPDWMDEWEIPFADALDRVPKHVVSSTLESVDWNAELVSGDLGDAVRRLKDQPGEGLSVGGVSLPLALAELGLIDEYIFVVHPIIAGHGPRLLDGLSERLALEHIERREFASGAVVQRYRPVLDPLP, encoded by the coding sequence ATGAGACCACTGCGCTACGCGATCAACGTCACGCTCGACGGCTGCGTGCATCACGAGGCGGGCGTCGCTCCCGATGAGGAGCTGATGGGCTTCTGGACGGCGGAGCGAGCGGATGCCGTCATCTACGGCCGAACGACCTACGAGATGATGGAGGGCGCCTGGCGGCGTCCGGAATCGGGGGTGTGGCCCGACTGGATGGATGAGTGGGAGATCCCGTTCGCCGATGCCCTCGACCGCGTGCCGAAGCATGTGGTGTCGAGCACGCTGGAGTCGGTCGACTGGAACGCCGAGCTGGTGTCCGGCGATCTGGGCGACGCCGTCCGACGGCTGAAGGACCAGCCGGGCGAGGGGTTGTCGGTGGGTGGCGTGAGCTTGCCGCTCGCGCTCGCCGAGCTGGGGTTGATCGACGAGTACATCTTCGTCGTGCATCCGATCATCGCCGGGCACGGTCCCAGGCTGCTCGACGGCCTGAGCGAGCGCCTTGCGCTCGAACACATCGAACGACGGGAGTTCGCATCGGGAGCGGTCGTGCAGCGATATCGACCGGTGTTGGACCCCCTGCCCTGA
- a CDS encoding DUF2188 domain-containing protein: MAAGDIETFQRDGIWFNRIEGESRTLGSSFETEDEAVRVGRGAAAARQVQHAVRTEDGPSDTGNLHDWHPRDLMN; this comes from the coding sequence ATGGCCGCAGGTGACATCGAGACGTTCCAACGTGACGGGATCTGGTTCAACCGCATCGAGGGCGAATCCCGCACATTGGGGTCGAGCTTCGAGACCGAAGACGAAGCCGTCCGAGTCGGGCGCGGAGCAGCTGCGGCACGACAGGTGCAGCACGCCGTGCGCACCGAAGACGGCCCGTCCGACACGGGCAACCTCCACGACTGGCATCCACGCGATCTCATGAACTGA
- a CDS encoding aminotransferase class I/II-fold pyridoxal phosphate-dependent enzyme, producing the protein MTDDRSYTHPHPFDSRTRFDLDRPESRKWSLHSGHIGAWVAEMDFGVAPVIAEAMHRAIDEENLGYLSPPLAARLGEATADWMHGQYGWDVDPERVHPVSDVMAALRVAVEEYAPAGSPVIVPTPAYMPFLTYLPAIGHPVIEVPGVEVDGRWHHDLQRIDEAFAAGARTLVLCNPHNPTGTVVERAELEALAELVERHGGRVFADEIHAPLRFGGRPFIPYASLSDATAAHTVTGTSASKAWNIPGLKTAQLITSNDADQELYRRFGFSVQHGAATLGVVASTAAYREGKPWLDHVLDYLGGSRELVASLVAEHLPGAVYREPEATYIGWIDARGLGIDGPPAAFFREHAGVVLTEGALLGHGYENFVRLVFAAPRPILREAFAAMGVAVRDR; encoded by the coding sequence ATGACTGACGACCGCTCGTACACCCACCCGCACCCCTTCGACTCCCGCACGAGGTTCGACCTCGATCGCCCGGAGAGTCGCAAGTGGAGCCTGCATTCCGGGCACATCGGCGCCTGGGTCGCAGAGATGGACTTCGGCGTCGCGCCGGTGATCGCCGAGGCCATGCATCGCGCGATCGACGAGGAGAACCTCGGATACCTGTCGCCTCCGCTTGCCGCTCGGTTGGGCGAGGCGACGGCCGACTGGATGCATGGCCAGTACGGGTGGGATGTCGACCCGGAGCGCGTGCACCCCGTGTCGGATGTCATGGCCGCTCTGCGCGTCGCGGTCGAGGAGTACGCGCCCGCCGGGTCGCCCGTGATCGTGCCGACTCCGGCATATATGCCGTTTCTGACATATCTTCCTGCGATCGGGCATCCGGTGATCGAGGTTCCCGGTGTCGAAGTGGATGGCCGCTGGCACCACGACCTGCAGCGCATCGACGAAGCGTTCGCCGCGGGTGCCCGCACCCTCGTGCTCTGCAACCCGCACAACCCGACCGGAACCGTGGTCGAGCGCGCAGAGCTCGAAGCGCTCGCAGAGCTCGTCGAGCGGCACGGCGGTCGGGTGTTCGCGGATGAGATCCACGCGCCGCTGCGCTTCGGCGGCCGCCCCTTCATCCCTTATGCATCGCTGTCGGATGCGACCGCCGCGCACACCGTCACCGGCACGAGTGCGTCGAAGGCGTGGAACATCCCGGGGCTCAAGACGGCGCAGCTGATCACGTCGAACGATGCCGACCAGGAGCTCTATCGCCGCTTCGGCTTCTCGGTGCAGCACGGCGCCGCGACGCTCGGGGTGGTCGCGTCGACCGCCGCGTACCGCGAGGGCAAGCCCTGGCTCGATCACGTGCTCGACTACCTCGGCGGCTCACGCGAGCTCGTCGCATCGCTGGTCGCCGAGCATCTGCCCGGGGCGGTGTATCGCGAACCGGAGGCGACCTATATCGGCTGGATCGATGCTCGCGGCCTGGGTATCGACGGCCCACCCGCCGCATTCTTCCGTGAGCATGCGGGCGTCGTGCTGACGGAGGGCGCGCTGCTCGGACACGGGTACGAGAACTTCGTCAGACTCGTGTTCGCGGCCCCGCGTCCGATCCTGCGCGAGGCCTTCGCCGCGATGGGAGTCGCCGTTCGCGACCGCTGA
- a CDS encoding TetR/AcrR family transcriptional regulator: protein MPRPRSEAARQSVLEAMRAAVVAGEYEAVTIEGLAESAAVSKQTIYRWWPSKAAILGEALLEGEVPLADATVAMSDDIRADLHAWFSAMSAGMERPEGVALARALIAVTATDHELGLALNERLAAPIRSWVAERIARGQAAGEIREDVDAAAIADQLIAMASYAALIGQPLSAERVEETVTRLLRGIAR, encoded by the coding sequence GTGCCCCGTCCTCGAAGTGAAGCCGCGCGCCAGTCCGTGCTCGAGGCGATGCGCGCCGCGGTCGTGGCAGGCGAGTACGAGGCCGTGACGATCGAGGGGCTCGCGGAGTCTGCGGCAGTCTCCAAGCAGACGATCTACCGCTGGTGGCCGTCGAAGGCGGCGATCCTCGGTGAGGCTCTGCTCGAGGGAGAGGTGCCCCTCGCGGATGCGACCGTCGCGATGAGTGACGACATCCGCGCCGACCTGCACGCCTGGTTCTCCGCGATGTCCGCCGGCATGGAGCGGCCCGAGGGCGTCGCGCTCGCGCGGGCGCTGATCGCGGTGACCGCCACCGACCACGAACTCGGTCTCGCGCTCAACGAGCGTCTCGCCGCGCCGATCCGCTCGTGGGTCGCCGAACGGATCGCACGCGGACAGGCGGCGGGCGAGATCCGCGAGGACGTGGATGCCGCCGCCATCGCCGATCAGCTCATCGCCATGGCGTCGTACGCCGCGCTCATCGGTCAGCCGTTGAGCGCCGAGCGCGTCGAGGAGACGGTGACTCGGCTGCTCCGAGGGATCGCTCGCTAG
- a CDS encoding aminotransferase class I/II-fold pyridoxal phosphate-dependent enzyme, translating to MTSGTFDHITHDDLRHAGSMKWTTFPDMIGAFVAEMDFGLAPAVTTAVKDALDLGVTGYLPEKLAKDLSAATARWYSDSYGWQIAPERVHHVPDVIAAFELAIDNFTTPGSAIIVPTPAYMPFLLVPPMRGRRVIEVPSIEVDGRWVMDLEAVAQAFRDGGEMLVLCNPHNPLGTVATRDELLAIESVVTDAGGRVFADEIHAPIIYAPARHIPYASVSDAAAAHTFTATSASKAWNLAGLKCAQVIISNDADAELWERLGFWPGHGTSTLGVIANTAAYTSGGEWLGEVVDYLDGNRRMLAQLVEEKLPGVRMIVPEGSYIALLDFRETGLTGDLGEWFREHAGVAMTDGAACGEAAIGYTRFVFALPRPVMVEAVERIAVALAGRASVSA from the coding sequence ATGACTTCCGGCACGTTCGACCACATCACGCACGACGACCTGCGCCACGCGGGCAGCATGAAATGGACGACGTTCCCCGACATGATCGGCGCTTTCGTCGCCGAGATGGACTTCGGGCTCGCCCCTGCCGTCACCACCGCGGTGAAGGATGCTCTCGACCTGGGCGTCACCGGCTACCTGCCCGAGAAGCTGGCGAAGGACCTCTCCGCGGCGACGGCGCGCTGGTACTCCGACTCGTACGGCTGGCAGATCGCTCCTGAGCGGGTGCACCACGTGCCCGATGTGATCGCCGCATTCGAGCTGGCGATCGACAACTTCACCACTCCCGGCTCGGCCATCATCGTGCCGACGCCCGCATACATGCCGTTCCTCCTGGTTCCGCCGATGCGCGGCCGCCGCGTCATCGAGGTGCCGAGCATCGAGGTCGACGGACGCTGGGTCATGGACCTGGAGGCCGTGGCGCAGGCGTTCCGCGACGGCGGCGAGATGCTGGTGCTCTGCAACCCGCACAACCCCCTCGGCACAGTCGCGACGCGGGACGAGCTGCTCGCCATCGAGTCGGTCGTGACGGACGCGGGCGGCCGGGTGTTCGCCGACGAGATCCACGCGCCGATCATCTACGCCCCGGCCCGGCACATCCCCTACGCCTCGGTGTCGGATGCCGCCGCAGCCCACACGTTCACCGCGACCTCCGCCTCGAAGGCGTGGAACCTCGCGGGCCTCAAGTGCGCGCAGGTGATCATCTCGAACGACGCGGATGCCGAGCTCTGGGAACGCCTCGGATTCTGGCCCGGCCACGGCACCTCGACCCTCGGCGTCATCGCGAACACCGCCGCCTACACGTCAGGCGGCGAGTGGCTCGGCGAGGTCGTCGACTACCTCGACGGCAACCGGCGGATGCTGGCGCAGCTCGTCGAGGAGAAGCTCCCCGGCGTGCGGATGATCGTACCCGAGGGCAGCTACATCGCCCTGCTCGACTTCCGCGAGACCGGGCTGACGGGTGACCTCGGCGAATGGTTCCGCGAGCACGCGGGGGTCGCGATGACGGATGGCGCCGCCTGCGGTGAGGCCGCCATCGGGTACACGCGCTTCGTGTTCGCGCTGCCCCGTCCGGTGATGGTCGAGGCCGTCGAACGAATTGCCGTTGCGCTCGCCGGGCGGGCCTCGGTCTCCGCCTAG